A genomic window from Erythrobacter sp. BLCC-B19 includes:
- a CDS encoding helix-turn-helix transcriptional regulator yields MKNRLKVLRAERDWSQAELAGRLDVSRQAVNAIETGKHDPSLPLAFRIARLFDMKIEEIFDDEG; encoded by the coding sequence GTGAAGAACCGTCTCAAAGTCCTGCGCGCCGAGCGCGACTGGTCGCAGGCCGAACTGGCCGGACGGCTCGATGTGTCGCGTCAGGCGGTCAACGCCATCGAGACCGGCAAGCACGACCCCTCCCTCCCCCTCGCCTTCCGCATCGCGCGGTTGTTCGACATGAAAATCGAGGAGATCTTCGATGACGAAGGATGA